A DNA window from Synechococcus sp. UW179A contains the following coding sequences:
- a CDS encoding carbohydrate kinase, whose amino-acid sequence MSDSAPQVLCLGEALVDRLGPLGCDPALAAPLDCHDRLGGAPANVACALARLGTPVAFIGRLGADVIGNNFQEMLANRGVDLRGLQIDPQRPSRVVLVRRDSTGERVFQGFAGDRGEGFADQALNQSGLDPIWCALAEESRWLLIGTIPLATEASAATLRSAVSQAERDGVRIALDVNWRPTFWDPSADPVAGPSPHALALIQPFLEKAALIKLAREEAEWLFKSSDPAEISASLPQQPDVLVTDGGQPVRWCMAGHRGSMPVLAPSQIVDTTGAGDAFTAGLLHQLVTLTPSTGQPLQLSSAVVEQVVRYAAACGALVCSGAGAIDPQPLPSMVMEFLDQLHS is encoded by the coding sequence ATGTCTGATTCCGCTCCGCAGGTGCTGTGTCTTGGTGAGGCCCTCGTGGATCGGCTCGGACCACTGGGGTGTGATCCTGCCTTGGCTGCGCCACTGGATTGCCACGACCGTCTGGGTGGCGCTCCTGCCAACGTGGCTTGCGCGTTGGCCCGTCTTGGCACACCGGTCGCCTTCATCGGTCGACTGGGTGCCGATGTCATCGGCAATAACTTTCAGGAGATGTTGGCCAACCGCGGTGTTGATCTGCGCGGCCTGCAGATTGATCCTCAACGGCCCAGTCGGGTGGTGTTGGTGCGCCGCGATTCCACTGGTGAACGGGTCTTTCAGGGATTTGCTGGCGACCGCGGCGAAGGCTTTGCCGATCAGGCCTTGAATCAGAGCGGTCTTGATCCGATCTGGTGTGCTCTGGCAGAGGAATCTCGCTGGCTTTTGATCGGCACCATCCCTCTGGCCACAGAGGCCTCTGCGGCAACCCTGCGCTCTGCGGTCAGTCAGGCCGAACGGGACGGAGTGCGGATTGCCCTCGATGTGAACTGGCGCCCCACTTTCTGGGATCCGTCTGCAGACCCGGTTGCAGGTCCTTCCCCGCATGCGCTGGCTCTGATCCAACCCTTTCTTGAGAAAGCCGCATTGATCAAACTGGCCAGGGAAGAAGCCGAGTGGCTGTTCAAGAGCAGTGACCCCGCGGAGATCAGTGCTTCGTTGCCGCAGCAGCCCGATGTTCTGGTGACCGATGGCGGTCAGCCGGTCCGTTGGTGTATGGCCGGCCATCGCGGTTCGATGCCGGTTCTGGCACCGTCTCAGATTGTTGACACCACTGGTGCTGGAGACGCTTTCACGGCAGGACTGCTGCATCAACTGGTGACACTGACCCCTTCAACTGGCCAGCCACTTCAGCTCAGTTCTGCGGTTGTGGAACAGGTTGTGCGCTATGCGGCCGCCTGTGGTGCACTCGTCTGTTCCGGTGCAGGGGCGATTGATCCGCAGCCTCTGCCAAGCATGGTGATGGAGTTTCTCGATCAACTCCATTCTTGA